Genomic segment of Myxococcus stipitatus:
CCTCGCGCGTGCTGAACGAAGGCGTGGACGTACCGGAGGCCAGGGTGGGCGTGGTGCTCAGCGGCAGCGGCAGCGTGCGCGAGCATGTGCAGCGCTTGGGACGCATCCTGCGCAAGCGGCCCGGGAAGCGCGCGCTTTTGTACGAGGTGTGCTCGGCGCAGACGGCGGAGAGCGGCATCAGCGAGCGGCGGCGACAGCACGGCGCCTACCAGGAGGAGAGCTGAGGTGCTGACCCGCGAGCTCCTCGCCTTCCGGGTGACGAAGGGCGTGCTGCGCCCCGCCTTCGTGAAGCGCGACGACCCGGCCCTGCTCACGCTCGCCGCCGAGCTCCTCGCCACGGTGGAGTCCTCCCGCGGCGCGACGAGCGACGACGTGGAGGAGACCCTCGGCCTGTCCGCGGGCGCCTTCTCCCGTCCGAAGGTCGCGCGCGGGCTGGTGAAGCTGCTCGTGGACAGGCTCCTCTTCGAGGAGCCCGCGCCCGGCGTCTCCGAGGCACGCTGGGAGCGCCTGAAGACCGCCGCCCAGGTCCTGCGCACGCTCACCCCCGACACCTCCGTCGCGGACTACGAGGCCCGCCTGGAGACCGCCCTGGGCACCCCGCTCCCCGCCGCGCGCGAGGCCCTCTACGCGGACCTGCCCGGCAACCGCGGGCTCCTCGGCTGGGACGGCGACGCGCTCACGGCCCAGGAGCTGGTGGACCGCTACAACCTCGCGCTGGCGCAAGGGCCGTTGCTGTCCGCCCGCCGCCTGACGCTCCGGGCCCGCTCGCCGGAGCTCTTGCGCGTGCGCAAGGTCCTGCGCTGGCTGAAGTTCTGCCGGCTCGTCGCGGACGTGCGCCGCGATGGACCCGACTGGGAGCTGGAGGTCGAAGGCCCCGGCGCCATGCTCGCGATGCAGAAGAAGTACGGGCTGCAGCTCGCCTCGTTCCTGTCCGTCGTCCCCGTGCTCGAGCGCTGGGAGCTCAAGGCCACCGTGGAGCCGTCGCGCCGCCAGGCCACGCTGATGCTGAGCGACAAGGACCCGCTCTTCTCGCCCCTACCCGCCGCGTTGGGCCACATCCCGGAGGAAGTGGCCCTGCTGTCCTCGGGCTTCGAGGATGAGGCCTGGGAGCTGGACCTCACGCCCCTGCCCCGCCACGTGGGCGCCATGGGCCTGTGCGTCCCCGACCTGACCTTCCGCCACCGCGCCTCCGGCCAGGAGGTCGCCCTGGAGCTCTTCCACGCGTGGCACGCGGGGGCGCTGAGCCGCCGGCTGACGGAGCTGCGCACCCGCCCCGACGCGGGCCTGCTGTTGGGAGTGGACCGGGCGCTCCTCGCGAAGGAGGGCGCGGAGCGCGAGGCGCTGGAGTCCCACCCGCAGGTGGTGCTCTTCCATGGCTTTCCCTCCGCGAAGAAGCTCCGCGACCGGCTGGCGAAGCTGGCGCCCCCGAAAGCCAAGGGCAAGGCCAGGACGAGCTAGCGCTCAGCCCCCCTTGGGCCGGAACTGCGCGGCCAGCACGCTCAGGAGGCGGATGGCGCTGCGGTCCAGCTGCTTGGCGCGGCGCAGGAGCCGACGCAGCTCACCCGACTCGCCGTACTCGCTGGGAGGCTCCGCGGCCCACTTGACCTCCTGGGAGGGCTTGAGGCCCAGTGCCTCGTCGGCGGAGATGGAAAGAACCACGCACAGCCGGCGGAAGGTCTGGATGCTCGGCAGCATGTGGCCGCGCTCCAGGCGCCCGTAGACTTCGCTCGCGATACCGATGCGCTCCGCGACGTCGGCCTGCGTCAGATTCAGGCGGGTCCGGGCGAGGCGCGCAGCTCCTCCGAGTCGAGAGGCGAGGGTCTTTTCCATGTTCGTTAACCTAATGGGTCCGCCCATGTCGATATGACTTGAGAGGTTGGCATCCAAGAACTTCCCAGGTAGTCTTATGGCGAGCTGACCTGATGCGTTACCCTCTTCGTGGCGGCGTCCCAGCAATGATTGCGAAGCCCTCACTCACCTTCCTGTTCGTGGACGAAGACCCACGCGCGCTCGCCGCCTTGCGACGCCTGTCGAGAGACTTGCCAGGTGGGAAGCGCTTCGCCCAGGGCATGACGGAGGCCCTGGCCCTCGTGCGCCAGGAGGCCCCCCGCGTGGTGGTGACCGGGGACCTGCTCCCGGATGGAGCGGGCCTGGAGCTGCTGGAGCAGGTGCGCGCCCACCACCCCTGCACGGCCTGCGCGCTGCACGCGGTGAGTCCCCCCACCCGGCCCTGCCTCCGAGGCATCACCTGGGTGGACCGCGCCGCGCCTCCCTCCCAGGTGCACGCACAGCTTCGCGCCCTGGGCTCGCGCTCCTGCTGAAGTCCCGGGGTGCGGCGCGCCGTGTGCGCCCGCGTTAAGGTGGCGCGGCTCGCCATGAAGCTCTACGCCATCAGCGACTTGCACCTGCGTCACGCCGACAACCGTCAGGCCCTGCAGACCCTCCCCTTCTTCCCCGACGACTGGCTCATCGTCGCGGGTGACGTGGGGGAGACCCTGTCGGAGATGGACTTCATGCTGCGCACGCTGACGGCGCGCTTCCGGCAGGTCATCTGGGTGCCGGGCAACCACGAATTGTGGACGCTCCCCTCCGAGCAGCCCTCGCTGAAGGGCGATGCGCGCTACCAGCGGCTGGTCTCGCTCTGCCGGAGCCACGGCGCGCTCACCCCCGAGGACCCGTACGTGCGCTGGCCCGGCGAGGGCCCCCACCGCGTCATCGTCCCCATGTTCCTGGGCTACGACTATTCGTTCCGCCCGGACCACGTCCCCGCGGAGAAGGCGCTGGACTGGGCCATGGAGGAGAACCTGCTGTGCACCGACGAGGTGCTCCTGCATCCGGAGCCCTACGCCACGCGCACCGAGTGGTGCATCGCGCGCGTCGAGGCGACGCGGGCCCGGCTCGAGTCACTCCCCGCCGGCTGCTCCACCATCCTCATCAACCACTACCCGCTGCGCCACGAGCACGTGTGGCTGCCGCGCATCCCCCGCTTCTCCATCTGGTGCGGCACCAAGCGCACCGAGGACTGGCACGCGCGCTACCGGGCGGAGGTCGTCGTCACCGGCCACCTGCACATCCCCTTCACGCAGTGGCGTGACGGCGTGCGCTTCGAGGAGGTGTCGCTGGGCTACCCCTCGCAGTGGAAGCACCGGGGCGGAATCGAGCGGTGCCTCCGCGAAATCCTCCCGGGCGCGCCGCGGCAGACGCCCTGAGAAGCCCACCCCGCTGAGCTGAAACGACGAAGCCCCGGCGTCCGCGCGAGACGGACGACCGGGGCCTGAACGGCGCGGCTGTGAGAGCCGCCGCGCCGTCTACGTCAGGGGCTTACTTGTGCGACGCGATGAACGCGATGCCCTCGTAGCCACCCTTCGCGCCGAAGACCTCGATGTAGTACTTGCCGGCGGGCACGTTGTGGAGGTTGCACACCTCGGACATGTGCTCCTTCACGCTGCGGCAGTCGTAGTCCGACTTGGTCGGGGCCGAGCCGAGCTTCACGTACACGTCGGGGTTGCCCTCGCCCTCGCCCGTCTGGACGAAGAGGCTGTTGGTGCCGGTGCCGGGCTTGCGCTCCGGAACCTGCAGGGTGAACACGGTGGAGGAGCCCGCCGCGCCGGACAGGTTCTTCACCGCCACGCCGCTCTCCACGGGGATGTAGCCACCCTTCCAGGTCACGGTCAGCGTCACGCCCGTGTACGGGCTGAAGCCGTTGAGCATCGCGTACCACTTGCCCTGGCTCGGGGTCGGGAACACGCAGCTCTCCACGTTGCCGCTGCGGTACGGACGGCAGTCGTACGTGGTGGTCGTCGGGGGGTTGCCGAAGCGAACGTGCAGGTCCGCATCACCCGTGCCGCCGGAGATGGAGAAGTTCAGGTCGTACGCGCCCTCGGGGACCTCGATGTGGAAGTACTTGCGCTCACCCCGGCCACCGGCGATGTCGGTGACGGGGACGTTCTTCACCACCTCGGTGCTCTCGATGATGATGGGGACGCCCACGCCCACGGCCTTCCAGGCGTTGGTCACGGACGCAATCGTCGCGGCGTCATAGCCGAGCTGCGTCGCGGCCTGCTCCGTGGCGATCTTGGAGGCCTCGAAGCCAGAGCTGGCCTGGAGGATGTCCGCGTTGGCCTTGTACCAGATGCGCGCGGCCTTCTCGATGCCGATGCCCGCCACCACCGTCGTGGTCTTCCCACGCGGGTGCGTACCACCCTGCGACAGCAGGTAGAACGCCAGGTTGGGGATACCGGAGCTGTAGTGCACGTCGATGCCCGACGAGTAGTCCGGGAAGTAGTCGATGGAGTCCCCGTCCTGCGTGGGGTTCGCCATGTAGCGCAGGGCGTCGTTCGGGATGGACGGCGTCCACACGTCGTCACCGACCAGCCACGTGCGGGTGCTGACGACCTTGCCGTCGCCAAACCACTCGCAGACCGCGCCGAAGATGTCCGACATGGACTCGTTCATGCCGCCGGACTCACCGGAGTAGATGAGGTCCGACTCGTGGTCCGTCACGGCGTGGGTCAGCTCGTGCGCCGTCACGTCCAGCGAGTTGGCCAGGTTGCTGGCCGTCACGCCGTCGCCATCGCCGTACACCATCTGGGTCCCGTTCCAGAAGGCGTTCACGTAGTTGACGCGGTGGTGGACGGTGCTGATGAGCGCGCCACCAAGGTTGTCGATGGAGTCACGACCGAACAGCTCGTTGTAGCAGTCGTACACCGTGCCCAGGTGGTCGTAGTTGGTGTTGACGACCGGGTCGGCGTGCTCCGGCTGACCCTCGGTGCGGACCAGGGTGCCAGGCAGCGTGGTGGTGTTGTTGCCGTGGTGCATCCGACGGTTGATGGCCTCGTGAATCTGCGGCAGGCGGACCATCACGTCGCCGTTCTTCGCGTTCACGAGCACGAAGTCGCGAACCGGCGTGCCGTCCTTCTTCTCACCCGTCTGGGTGATCTTGTGGGCCAGGATGAGCTGGTCGCCATCGCGCCAGTACACCAGCTCCGTGGCCTCCTCGATGCGCAGACCGTCATGCGACTCGCGGTCCGACGCCACGGCGGACTTCGCCACGGACGCGTCGACGGTGGGCTTGGCCTCCGCCTTCAGGTCGCTGCGGGTGTTGGTGTTCGCCGCGATGATCTGCCCATTGCGGGTGTGGATGCGCAGCTCGCCGCCGTAGACATCCACGTCGTTGATGCGCACGCCAAAGCGGAAGTGGCTGTCGCCCTGAGGGTCCGTGTAGGCCTTCTTCAGGAACAGGTCACCCGACTTCAGGTGGAACAGGGGGGCCACGGCCGTCAGTGCGGGGGCCAGGTCCGACTGCCGCATGGAGGCGGCACCCGCGGGGGCCAGCGCCAGCTCGCCCAGATTCCCCGAGATGAACGTGGGGATATCCGTGCCTTTTTCCGTGTCGACGATGTTGATCCCGTTGCCAAGGGCCGCGGTCTTCTTCGCGGTCTCCTGGGGCTTGTTGGCCTCGGGAGCAGGGGTGGACTCGTTGCAACCAACCAGGAAAGACAGCGCCGCTACGCCAAGTGCACCGCGCACTCGCTGATTCACCATTGTAATCCTCCTAAGCGGAAAGATTAGTAACCAAGGTGTCACAGGATGGTTTGGTATTTCAAGGTTGCGCGATATTTTTACTTAACACTCTATTCCCAAATTACCGGGCTTCGACACTTTTCTGAGACATTTCGTGGACTTATGAGTGCCCTACCCACGACAGGTGTCGAACCATGCGACGTAGTGGGTAACCCCATCCCAGGGTGTTTTTCGCGAAAAGCGTGTGACCAAAGATGTCCACGCGAGGTCCGCGCGCGTAGGGACGCGATTTCGGCCGCATTTTCGGGAGGGATTTCGGGGAGGAAGACGGGCGCCCGAGTGAGGCGGCCATCTTTTTCAATCTCGCGCTCTGACCCCTGAGCCATCCCCCGCATGAATCGGGGGAGTTGGATTCGAACCAACGACTTCGAGATCCCTTGAGCGTGTCGGGCCACACAGGCCGGACGCCCGTCTTCCGTCACGGCTTCACGAAACCCGTGCGGGTTTCCTGACGATGAGGCCGACTCCGGCGCGAGTTCTTTGCCTGGGCCTGCGGGTGCGCGAGGCTGCCGCGCCGAGAGGAGAAGACATGCGCGCACTGCAGATGCAGCGACTGGATGGACCGGACGGGCTCACGCTGGTGGAGCTCCCGGAGCCCGAGGCGGCGGAGCAGGTGCTCATCGACGTGGTGGCCGCGGGCGTGAGCTTTCCCGACCTGCTGCTGAGCCGCGGGCTGTACCAGATGAAGCCGCCGCTGCCCTTCGTGCCGGGCGTGGAGGTGGCGGGGACGGTGTTGGCCGCGCCCGCGGGCTGTGAGGTGAAGCCTGGAGACCGGGTGATGGCGTTCAGCTTCGGGCTGGGCGGCTTCGCGGAGGTGGCGGCCATCGCGCCGGAGATGGTCTTCCGCATCCCGGAGCGCTGGAGCTTCGAGGCCGCCGCGGGTGTGGTGATGAACTACCACACGGCCCATTTCGCCCTGCACCGCCGAGGGCGGGTGAAGGCGGGAGAGACGGTGGTGGTGCACGGCGCCGCGGGTGGCGTGGGGACGGCGTGCGTGCAGGTGGCGCGGGGTGCGGGCGCCAAGGT
This window contains:
- a CDS encoding DUF790 family protein, encoding MLTRELLAFRVTKGVLRPAFVKRDDPALLTLAAELLATVESSRGATSDDVEETLGLSAGAFSRPKVARGLVKLLVDRLLFEEPAPGVSEARWERLKTAAQVLRTLTPDTSVADYEARLETALGTPLPAAREALYADLPGNRGLLGWDGDALTAQELVDRYNLALAQGPLLSARRLTLRARSPELLRVRKVLRWLKFCRLVADVRRDGPDWELEVEGPGAMLAMQKKYGLQLASFLSVVPVLERWELKATVEPSRRQATLMLSDKDPLFSPLPAALGHIPEEVALLSSGFEDEAWELDLTPLPRHVGAMGLCVPDLTFRHRASGQEVALELFHAWHAGALSRRLTELRTRPDAGLLLGVDRALLAKEGAEREALESHPQVVLFHGFPSAKKLRDRLAKLAPPKAKGKARTS
- a CDS encoding helix-turn-helix transcriptional regulator, giving the protein MEKTLASRLGGAARLARTRLNLTQADVAERIGIASEVYGRLERGHMLPSIQTFRRLCVVLSISADEALGLKPSQEVKWAAEPPSEYGESGELRRLLRRAKQLDRSAIRLLSVLAAQFRPKGG
- a CDS encoding response regulator, which translates into the protein MIAKPSLTFLFVDEDPRALAALRRLSRDLPGGKRFAQGMTEALALVRQEAPRVVVTGDLLPDGAGLELLEQVRAHHPCTACALHAVSPPTRPCLRGITWVDRAAPPSQVHAQLRALGSRSC
- a CDS encoding metallophosphoesterase, with amino-acid sequence MKLYAISDLHLRHADNRQALQTLPFFPDDWLIVAGDVGETLSEMDFMLRTLTARFRQVIWVPGNHELWTLPSEQPSLKGDARYQRLVSLCRSHGALTPEDPYVRWPGEGPHRVIVPMFLGYDYSFRPDHVPAEKALDWAMEENLLCTDEVLLHPEPYATRTEWCIARVEATRARLESLPAGCSTILINHYPLRHEHVWLPRIPRFSIWCGTKRTEDWHARYRAEVVVTGHLHIPFTQWRDGVRFEEVSLGYPSQWKHRGGIERCLREILPGAPRQTP
- a CDS encoding M4 family metallopeptidase yields the protein MVNQRVRGALGVAALSFLVGCNESTPAPEANKPQETAKKTAALGNGINIVDTEKGTDIPTFISGNLGELALAPAGAASMRQSDLAPALTAVAPLFHLKSGDLFLKKAYTDPQGDSHFRFGVRINDVDVYGGELRIHTRNGQIIAANTNTRSDLKAEAKPTVDASVAKSAVASDRESHDGLRIEEATELVYWRDGDQLILAHKITQTGEKKDGTPVRDFVLVNAKNGDVMVRLPQIHEAINRRMHHGNNTTTLPGTLVRTEGQPEHADPVVNTNYDHLGTVYDCYNELFGRDSIDNLGGALISTVHHRVNYVNAFWNGTQMVYGDGDGVTASNLANSLDVTAHELTHAVTDHESDLIYSGESGGMNESMSDIFGAVCEWFGDGKVVSTRTWLVGDDVWTPSIPNDALRYMANPTQDGDSIDYFPDYSSGIDVHYSSGIPNLAFYLLSQGGTHPRGKTTTVVAGIGIEKAARIWYKANADILQASSGFEASKIATEQAATQLGYDAATIASVTNAWKAVGVGVPIIIESTEVVKNVPVTDIAGGRGERKYFHIEVPEGAYDLNFSISGGTGDADLHVRFGNPPTTTTYDCRPYRSGNVESCVFPTPSQGKWYAMLNGFSPYTGVTLTVTWKGGYIPVESGVAVKNLSGAAGSSTVFTLQVPERKPGTGTNSLFVQTGEGEGNPDVYVKLGSAPTKSDYDCRSVKEHMSEVCNLHNVPAGKYYIEVFGAKGGYEGIAFIASHK
- a CDS encoding NADPH:quinone oxidoreductase family protein; translated protein: MRALQMQRLDGPDGLTLVELPEPEAAEQVLIDVVAAGVSFPDLLLSRGLYQMKPPLPFVPGVEVAGTVLAAPAGCEVKPGDRVMAFSFGLGGFAEVAAIAPEMVFRIPERWSFEAAAGVVMNYHTAHFALHRRGRVKAGETVVVHGAAGGVGTACVQVARGAGAKVIAVVSDERKAEVARKAGAHEVLLSTGAWMGQVKELTDGLGANVVVDPVGSDIFERSLKVLAPEGRLLVVGFAGGKIPEVAVNRLLLRNIDVVGVAWGGFLMHEPSLTRTIAKELEALAERGILEPVVGSVFPLEAGADALRELETRRATGKVVLRMRAG